The Argopecten irradians isolate NY chromosome 4, Ai_NY, whole genome shotgun sequence genome has a window encoding:
- the LOC138322014 gene encoding uncharacterized protein: MAPTPDTTTTIPTTTSQPCLPIVCPTCSSGETAVYRYYNDRCPAFCECQDSSLPTVAPPIGTVISHDYPRENNETYINQGYIRTPSLANYPGRYPLRYHTAIRIDLGQDHIFRDKYVKLTFLHFDLDHCRYGYDGKTCHCDYITFVNVHGLENTRLCDHNNISLNQTYSFRAASRSDRYLEMTFYSDSVLALTGYVIKYEVEEGNAPVCQELDQVCAGSNCPLGYRYDFAGCRMCDCITTTIPTTTVTTTTTPAPTTPKLYKSKLLERMMEIINEMTSLYNGIRDSRVLDYA, translated from the exons ATGGCGCCAACACCAG ATACGACGACAACCATACCAACAACTACATCACAGCCATGTCTTCCTATTGTTTGTCCTACCTGTTCATCGGGTGAAACAGCTGTTTACAG atACTACAATGACCGTTGTCCAGCTTTCTGTGAATGTCAGGATTCATCGCTCCCTACCGTGGCTCCCCCCATAGGGACAGTGATAAGCCATG ATTACCCACGAGAGAACAACGAGACGTACATAAACCAGGGCTATATAAGAACACCCAGTTTGGCCAACTACCCTGGTCGCTACCCCCTGAGATATCATACAGCTATCAGGATCGACCTGGGACAGGACCATATCTTCAGGGACAAATACGTTAAACTCAC GTTCCTCCATTTTGATCTAGACCACTGTAGGTATGGGTATGATGGTAAGACCTGTCACTGTGACTACATCACCTTCGTTAACGTCCACGGACTGGAGAACACACGTCTGTGTGATCATAACAACATCTCACTCAACCAGACCTACAGCT TCCGAGCAGCTAGTAGGTCTGATAGATACTTGGAGATGACCTTCTACTCAGACTCTGTCCTCGCGCTCACTGGTTACGTGATAAAGTATGAGGTGGAGGAAGGAAACGCGCCCGTGTGCCAAGAGTTGGACCAGGTGTGTGCTGGTAGCAATTGTCCTCTGGGATACAGGTATGACTTCGCAGGCTGCCGGATGTGTGATTGTATCACCACAACGATCCCCACAACTACAG TGACGACTACAACTACACCTGCACCCACAACGCCCAAGT tGTACAAATCAAAGCTCCTCGAACGTATGATGGAAATTATAAATGAAATGACATCTCTGTACAACGGTATACGTGATAGTAGGGTTTTAGACTACGCTTGA
- the LOC138321316 gene encoding PR domain zinc finger protein 12-like, translating into MENRTIFAFTENDLRFVLYGQNISSENNMKDIFYPPYLPLPHQVTITRSTLPGARLGVFATSKIKPGTEMGPYVGTIVHHGDLDSTSDNTKTWEVFDKDGRVLYYLDGGTRTPASWLTCVQCARSELEQNLEVVQAGKDIYYRALRDIEPEEELLVWYGRSQNLYMGIPGPDLDDVSNIKGNNNKLVDLDRRSDNEESEITSGKLRCVLCRRGFNSRSNLRSHMRIHTLEKPFTCKFCNRRFSQSSTLRNHVRLHTGEKPYRCQICTNSYSQLAGLRAHQRSARHKPNTT; encoded by the exons ATGGAGAATAGGACTATATTCGCCTTCACTGAAAACGATCTGAGATTTGTTCTCTATGGACAAAATATAAGCAGCGAAAACAACATGAAAGATATTTTCT ATCCTCCTTACCTGCCCCTCCCGCACCAGGTAACGATTACTCGTTCAACCCTACCAGGAGCTAGACTAGGCGTGTTTGCTACATCCAAAATAAAGCCGGGCACAGAGATGGGGCCGTATGTGGGGACAATAGTGCACCACGGGGACCTCGATAGTACATCGGATAATACCAAAACGTGGGAG GTATTTGACAAGGACGGTCGTGTGCTGTATTACCTAGACGGTGGGACGAGGACTCCCGCTAGCTGGCTGACATGTGTCCAATGTGCCCGATCAGAACTTGAACAGAACCTCGAGGTTGTACAAGCGGGGAAGGACATTTACTACCGAGCTTTAAGG gACATAGAACCAGAGGAGGAACTCCTTGTGTGGTATGGTCGGTCTCAGAATCTATATATGGGCATACCAGGCCCTGACTTGGATGACGTTAGTAATATCAAAGGCAACAACAACAAAT TGGTGGATTTAGACAGACGCTCTGATAATGAAGAAAGTGAGATCACATCAGGGAAACTGCGTTGTGTACTCTGTAGACGTGGGTTTAACTCCAGGAGTAATCTTCGCTCACATATGCGCATCCACACTCTAGAAAAACCATTCACTTGCAAATTTTGTAACAGACGATTTAGCCAATCATCAACTCTGAGGAATCACGTTCGACTACATACAG GTGAGAAGCCGTACCGATGTCAGATATGTACGAATTCCTACTCCCAGTTGGCGGGTCTGCGAGCACACCAAAGGAGCGCGCGACACAAGCCTAACACGACATGA
- the LOC138321318 gene encoding WD repeat-containing protein 38-like, giving the protein MLRGPRDFSSLDLKKFGGHKDEVNSVAFSLDFQIMITGCDDQRVRLFNAKTGCMVCKVKGHTGAIKSVAISPDSKTFASGSYDKTVRLWRTRDAELLHVLFGHTKSVEVVVFSPDSSKVASGSWDRTAILWDVEKGFPVRIFSGHESLVQSIAFSQNGKWLATGSWDFTVRVWALSDAEGTDDVKVLKGHHGNIHAVAFSKDGMLASGSWDKTVRMWNPHNGKDIHVCEGHNGWVQAVSFSNDGLYVASASDDDTVRVWDVYSGKCIKTLEGKTDVAHQCAFTPGGALVASGAASVTLSLT; this is encoded by the exons ATGTTGCGAGGACCAAGAGATTTTTCTAGCTTGGATTTGAAGAAGTTTGGTGGTCACAAAGATGAG GTGAACAGCGTAGCCTTCTCCCTGGACTTCCAGATCATGATCACAGGATGTGACGATCAGAGAGTCCGACTGTTCAATGCTAAGACTGGGTGTATGGTTtgcaaggtcaaaggtcatacaG GTGCTATAAAAAGTGTGGCCATCAGTCCAGACAGTAAGACCTTTGCCAGTGGATCGTACGACAAGACAGTTAGACTATGGAGGACGAGGGACGCCGAGTTACTTCATGTGTTATTTG GGCACACAAAGAGTGTAGAGGTGGTAGTATTCTCTCCAGACTCGTCCAAGGTAGCCTCTGGATCCTGGGATAGGACGGCCATACTCTGGGATGTAGAG AAAGGATTTCCTGTGAGGATATTTTCAGGGCATGAGAGCTTAGTGCAATCCATTGCATTCTCACAGAATGGCAAATGGCTG GCTACTGGGTCCTGGGATTTCACTGTTCGAGTCTGGGCTCTCTCAGATGCTGAAGGAACAGATGATGTGAAGGTTCTGAAGggtcaccatggtaacatacATGCTGTGGCATTCTCCAAGGATGGCATGCTG GCCTCAGGTTCGTGGGATAAGACTGTACGTATGTGGAACCCCCACAATGgtaaagatatacatgtatgtgaggGACACAACGGTTGGGTCCAGGCAGTCTCCTTCTCCAACGACGGGCTGTATGTAGCCAGCGCCAGTGACGATGATACTGTCCGTGTCTGGGACGTTTACAGTGGGAAGTGCATAAAAACACTCGAG GGAAAGACAGATGTGGCACATCAATGTGCTTTCACACCAGGTGGCGCTCTGGTTGCTTCCGGGGCAGCCTCTGTAACTTTATCACTTACGTGA